One window of Chloroflexus aggregans DSM 9485 genomic DNA carries:
- a CDS encoding class I SAM-dependent methyltransferase yields the protein MAEQASRDWWEELLQVYEFAHYRQYADELTRREVDFLIDALGLRGVETILDLACGGGRHSLALAARGWTVVGLDAAASVLAHARAAAAEQGLRVEFVIGDMRDLPYHERFDVVLLMNSSLGFFDDATNQAVLHGIARALVPGGKVLIQCLNPYQIERYLRDFRSGWYPIGSGFVLREARFDPRRATLEIDYRYIDASRGIDVTHPGDQIRLYGFPELTAMLRAAGLRPLSVFGDAALPPVPFTEESVWQVVIATRDRTVRMEAEDADHAHR from the coding sequence TTCAAGTCTATGAGTTCGCCCATTACCGCCAGTATGCCGATGAGTTGACACGCCGTGAGGTCGATTTTCTCATCGATGCCCTCGGGTTACGCGGTGTGGAGACGATCCTCGATCTGGCATGTGGCGGTGGACGCCACAGCTTGGCCTTGGCGGCCCGTGGTTGGACGGTGGTGGGGTTAGATGCCGCGGCGTCGGTGCTGGCTCATGCGCGCGCTGCTGCTGCCGAGCAAGGGCTACGCGTAGAGTTTGTTATCGGCGATATGCGTGATCTGCCCTATCACGAGCGGTTCGATGTTGTGCTGCTGATGAACAGCAGTCTCGGTTTTTTCGATGATGCGACGAATCAGGCAGTGTTACACGGTATCGCGCGGGCGTTGGTTCCCGGCGGTAAAGTCCTGATCCAATGTCTCAATCCATACCAAATTGAGCGCTACTTGCGCGATTTTCGCAGTGGTTGGTATCCAATCGGTAGCGGATTTGTGTTGCGTGAAGCACGCTTTGACCCTCGACGGGCAACCCTCGAAATTGATTATCGCTATATCGATGCCAGTCGCGGAATTGATGTCACTCATCCCGGTGACCAGATTCGGCTCTACGGTTTCCCTGAATTAACGGCAATGCTGCGTGCTGCCGGTTTGCGTCCGCTGAGCGTATTCGGTGATGCAGCTTTGCCGCCAGTTCCCTTTACCGAAGAGAGTGTCTGGCAGGTGGTGATCGCAACTCGCGACCGGACGGTGAGGATGGAGGCAGAGGATGCCGATCACGCTCATCGGTGA